The Juglans microcarpa x Juglans regia isolate MS1-56 chromosome 2S, Jm3101_v1.0, whole genome shotgun sequence genome has a window encoding:
- the LOC121253020 gene encoding sm-like protein LSM5 — protein sequence MAANNPSQLLPSELIDRCIGSKIWVIMKGDKELVGTLRGFDVYVNMVLEDVTEYEITAEGRRITKLDQILLNGNNIAILVPGGSPDPE from the exons ATGGCTGCCAACAATCCTTCACAGCTGCTCCCATCAG AGCTAATCGATAGGTGCATAGGGTCGAAGATTTGGGTAATAATGAAGGGAGACAAGGAGCTCGTTGGTACTCTCAGGGGCTTCGACGTCTATGTCAACATGGTCCTCGAAGACGTTACTGAATA CGAGATCACTGCAGAAGGGAGGCGGATAACAAAGCTTGATCAGATTTTACTAAATGGAAACAACATTGCCATT CTTGTTCCCGGTGGTTCGCCCGATCCAGAATGA